One window from the genome of bacterium encodes:
- the bshB1 gene encoding bacillithiol biosynthesis deacetylase BshB1 translates to MAFNNLHVDVLAFGAHPDDLELSCGGTLLRMKSLGHTVGMVDMTRGEKGTRGTAAIRASEAACAKKVIGADVRENLDLGDMTVKDTPEGRRAVVECIRRHTPKIIITHWLQDRHPDHEGTSALVKNAMFLSGARNFEAEGEPHVPARLMYFPSHWMPEVNVFVDISEFWEQKLKAAQCYKSQFFNPSSTDPDTLLSRSGFFDDLEARFRNFGLQIGVRYAEAFWVREKLRIDDPVAFFK, encoded by the coding sequence GTGCGGCGGGACGCTGCTGCGGATGAAGTCACTGGGTCACACCGTGGGCATGGTGGACATGACACGGGGTGAGAAAGGCACGCGCGGCACGGCAGCGATTCGCGCCTCTGAGGCGGCATGCGCTAAGAAAGTCATCGGCGCGGACGTGCGCGAAAATCTGGACCTCGGCGATATGACCGTAAAGGATACTCCCGAAGGCCGCCGCGCGGTGGTGGAGTGCATCCGCCGCCACACACCGAAGATTATCATTACCCATTGGCTGCAGGACCGCCATCCCGACCACGAAGGCACGTCGGCGCTGGTAAAGAACGCCATGTTTCTTTCCGGCGCGCGCAACTTCGAGGCCGAAGGCGAGCCGCATGTTCCCGCGCGGCTGATGTATTTCCCCTCCCATTGGATGCCCGAGGTGAATGTGTTTGTGGACATCAGCGAGTTCTGGGAGCAGAAGCTGAAGGCGGCGCAGTGCTATAAATCGCAGTTCTTCAATCCCAGTTCCACCGATCCGGACACGCTGCTCTCGCGCTCAGGATTCTTTGACGATCTGGAAGCGCGCTTCCGCAATTTCGGCCTGCAGATCGGCGTCAGGTACGCCGAAGCCTTCTGGGTGCGGGAAAAACTGCGGATTGACGATCCGGTCGCCTTTTTTAAATGA